A genomic stretch from Verrucomicrobiota bacterium includes:
- a CDS encoding nucleoside monophosphate kinase, translating to MAFDELHRYRTFLILGAPGSGKGTIGRTLGALPRFFYMACGDVFRSLDTRTELGQKFVEYSSRGQLVPDDVTVKFWRAHLNARSDSHEFKPDIDFLVLDGIPRNVSQAALMEDHIDVLHVLHLSCPNRQELIKRIRKRALKENRMDDARDDVIQERIKTYEAETKPLLEFYGPGRVTDIDALRTPAEVMLDVLQAIIGLPAWKQQSVSVAA from the coding sequence ATGGCCTTCGACGAACTCCACCGCTATCGCACCTTCCTCATTCTGGGCGCCCCAGGCAGTGGCAAGGGCACCATCGGTCGCACGCTCGGTGCCCTGCCACGCTTCTTCTATATGGCCTGCGGCGATGTCTTTCGCTCGCTCGACACCCGGACGGAGCTGGGGCAAAAGTTTGTCGAGTATTCCAGTCGCGGCCAGTTGGTGCCGGATGACGTGACGGTGAAATTCTGGCGGGCTCATCTGAATGCCCGTTCCGACTCCCACGAATTCAAACCAGACATCGACTTCCTCGTCCTCGACGGCATCCCTCGGAACGTGTCGCAAGCCGCCTTGATGGAGGACCACATCGATGTCCTCCACGTCCTCCACCTAAGCTGCCCCAATCGCCAGGAACTGATCAAGCGCATTCGCAAACGGGCCCTCAAAGAAAACCGTATGGACGACGCCCGCGATGACGTCATTCAAGAACGCATCAAGACCTACGAAGCCGAAACGAAACCGCTGCTCGAATTCTACGGACCGGGACGCGTGACCGATATCGACGCCCTCCGGACCCCCGCCGAAGTCATGTTGGATGTGCTCCAGGCCATCATCGGTCTGCCCGCCTGGAAGCAGCAAAGCGTATCGGTCGCCGCCTGA
- the fmt gene encoding methionyl-tRNA formyltransferase — protein sequence MPPLRLVFLGTGDIALPTFERLLELPGVELLGLVTQPDKPVGRKQVLTPPRLKTLALEAGLEVRQPHSLRKEPTTLEGWGADLYLVMAYGQILPKMVLDRPRLACLNLHASLLPKHRGASPIQAALLAGDTESGLTVIFMDEGLDTGDILLQESLPLAPDETGSTLHDRLAELAPIALEKALVAFQEGPPPRRPQENSQATHLGKLTREHGRLDWTQPAQVLERQIRAFHPWPGSRTSYQVQGKPKQLKIFPPASVEELATPTPPGTLLVADRTGLCVACGQNALRLTQLQPEGKRRMDVASFLAGHSLQSENRLGN from the coding sequence ATGCCTCCTCTGCGCCTCGTCTTCCTGGGGACAGGCGACATCGCCCTCCCCACCTTCGAGCGTCTCTTGGAGCTCCCCGGAGTGGAACTCCTCGGCCTCGTGACCCAGCCGGACAAACCGGTCGGTCGCAAGCAGGTCCTGACGCCCCCTCGTCTCAAAACCTTGGCGCTCGAGGCCGGCTTGGAAGTGCGCCAGCCCCACTCGCTCCGAAAAGAGCCCACCACCTTGGAAGGCTGGGGAGCCGATCTTTATCTGGTGATGGCTTACGGCCAAATCCTACCTAAAATGGTCTTGGATCGACCACGCCTCGCTTGCCTCAATCTCCACGCCTCCCTCCTGCCAAAACACCGCGGCGCCTCCCCCATTCAGGCAGCCCTCCTGGCGGGCGATACCGAAAGCGGCCTGACCGTCATTTTTATGGATGAAGGCCTCGACACCGGCGACATCCTCCTCCAAGAAAGCCTTCCCCTGGCCCCGGACGAAACCGGCAGCACCCTCCACGATCGCCTGGCGGAACTCGCCCCCATCGCCCTCGAAAAAGCCCTCGTCGCCTTCCAAGAAGGCCCTCCCCCTCGTCGGCCGCAGGAAAACAGCCAAGCTACCCACCTCGGCAAACTCACGCGCGAACACGGACGCCTCGACTGGACGCAACCCGCCCAAGTCCTCGAACGCCAAATCCGTGCCTTCCATCCTTGGCCAGGCAGCCGCACCAGCTACCAGGTCCAAGGCAAGCCCAAGCAGCTAAAAATCTTCCCCCCTGCTAGCGTCGAAGAGCTGGCCACCCCCACTCCACCCGGCACGCTCCTGGTCGCCGACCGAACCGGCCTCTGCGTCGCCTGCGGCCAAAACGCCCTCCGCCTCACCCAACTCCAACCCGAAGGCAAACGCCGCATGGACGTCGCCTCCTTTCTGGCGGGTCACTCATTGCAATCAGAAAACCGACTTGGCAATTGA